In Labrus bergylta chromosome 6, fLabBer1.1, whole genome shotgun sequence, the following proteins share a genomic window:
- the pdcb gene encoding phosducin b, which produces MSDKLIDLEETATHTGPKGVINDWRRFKLESMDPENLPPAKRELLRQMSSPGRPKDDSRANLNRKMSVQEYELLKEEDAGCLKKYRKRCMQEMHDKLSFGPKFEGVHDLDSGEAFLEVIEKEHYSTVVVVHIYKDGVKGCEELNNCLDCLATEYPTVKFCRIDAVASGAAERFSDEVLPTLLVYKAGELLGNFLACTQHLNEEFFATDVEAFLNSYGLLPEKELPGMEDEEENDVE; this is translated from the exons ATGTCTGACAAATTGATTGACTTGGAGGAGACTGCGACCCACACAG GTCCTAAAGGTGTCATAAATGACTGGAGGAGGTTTAAGTTGGAGAGTATGGACCCAGAAAACTTGCCACCTGCAAAAAGGGAACTTCTGAGACAGATGTCATCCCCGGGGAGGCCAAAAGATGACTCCAGAGCAAACCTTAACCGCAAG ATGAGTGTCCAAGAGTATGAATTGCTTAAGGAGGAAGATGCGGGATGTCTAAAGAAATACAGGAAGCGCTGCATGCAGGAGATGCATGATAAACTCAGCTTTGGGCCCAAGTTTGAAGGTGTTCATGACCTGGACAGCGGAGAGGCCTTCCTAGAAGTGATTGAGAAGGAACATTATAGTACAGTAGTGGTTGTACACATCTACAAGGATGGGGTCAAAGGTTGTGAGGAGCTCAACAACTGCCTTGACTGCCTGGCCACAGAGTACCCAACTGTAAAGTTCTGCCGGATTGACGCTGTTGCATCAGGTGCTGCGGAGCGTTTTTCGGATGAGGTGTTGCCCACATTGTTGGTGTACAAGGCTGGAGAACTTCTAGGGAACTTCCTGGCCTGCACGCAGCACCTAAACGAGGAGTTCTTTGCCACGGATGTGGAGGCATTCCTCAATAGCTATGGTCTGCTACCAGAGAAAGAGCTGCCTGGcatggaggatgaagaagaaaacgATGTAGAGTAA